In Drosophila teissieri strain GT53w chromosome 2R, Prin_Dtei_1.1, whole genome shotgun sequence, the following proteins share a genomic window:
- the LOC122614809 gene encoding uncharacterized protein LOC122614809, giving the protein MSSVQFFRSNPWIIFLQLCVLFRWCEGAPVHQDEALQQLRVLNVTQASLIASNSTVKCSLTPNLCDWQLHLYDGHAFSVPLVQTMESTTTQAPPLPTAGQNIFELNHNVGGPQLFILAEIEPKSRRRLRRKRKLWRRATFNHSSKQKFILLVVQ; this is encoded by the coding sequence atgagcTCCGTCCAGTTCTTTCGATCAAACCCGTGGATTATTTTCCTTCAATTATGCGTTTTATTTCGATGGTGCGAAGGTGCCCCAGTGCATCAAGATGAGGCACTGCAGCAACTCAGGGTGTTGAATGTGACCCAGGCGAGTCTCATTGCGTCCAACTCCACCGTGAAGTGTAGCCTGACTCCGAATCTGTGTGACTGGCAACTGCATCTCTACGATGGCCACGCATTCAGTGTGCCTCTTGTACAGACAATGGAAAGTACCACCACCCAAGCACCACCACTTCCAACTGCTGGTCAGAACATTTTCGAATTGAACCACAACGTTGGTGGACCACAGCTGTTTATTCTGGCAGAGATTGAGCCCAAGTCGAGACGGAGATTAaggcgaaaaagaaaactttggCGACGAGCCACTTTTAATCACTCGAGTAAACAGAAATTTATCTTGCTGGTCGTTCAATAA
- the LOC122614820 gene encoding uncharacterized protein LOC122614820, with translation MKLPLLLLLIQSCALVARATPARHWRRAPTHGVFNVDVYAYNKPRMNLVRRQAIESRSTQDAPPLDHMLQQISHHSRRSTQQRSHYRNLDEDMELLPMPIAVQEQPGELNKTIESPAINMQLMPLQMNSALHARENLYSNEFHVQSVGTKKIVQLNTLTIDHERKPVDEEVMTQKQQEQEQQVQQEQKEQQEPLKVKLTLPELAENNAEEAEVLPARNKVEEVNAAGTAPAGASVTSVKKPMAPSETIIDKPSTGMQQVVSPTTAENADDTGTMAQSGKRKKDEPKGRPPRPKSKRKQKPTGGAPAFNETEIKMTANRVVTAPVPAALRPETSETKPIMGPGTGPLNAKQPAKELATQSLSPEISTHRPLTTRSGGKGKGKGKGKDKRRQGSQRRPAIAGVMEEEIETTTNWWQILPYAEIRKFLNTIYDTIADDGDDERATVDV, from the exons ATGaagctgccactgctgctgttgctaatCCAGTCTTGTGCCCTTGTGGCCAGAG CCACTCCTGCCAGGCACTGGCGCCGTGCACCCACCCATGGAGTTTTCAATGTGGATGTCTATGCCTACAATAAGCCTCGGATGAACCTGGTCCGTCGCCAGGCCATCGAAAGTCGATCCACACAGGATGCTCCTCCACTGGATCACATGCTGCAGCAGATCTCCCACCACAGCCGACGATCCACGCAACAGAGGTCCCACTACAGGAACCTTGACGAGGACATGGAGCTCCTGCCAATGCCAATTGCTGTGCAGGAACAACCAGGCGAGCTGAACAAAACAATTGAGAGCCCGGCCATAAACATGCAATTAATGCCTCTGCAAATGAACTCGGCTTTGCACGCACGGGAGAATTTATACTCGAACGAGTTCCATGTGCAAAGTGTAGGGACCAAGAAGATAGTGCAATTGAATACCCTGACCATCGACCATGAGCGTAAACCAGTCGACGAAGAAGTTATGACCCagaagcagcaggaacaggagcagcaggttcagcaggagcagaaggagcagcaggagccgcTGAAGGTGAAGCTGACACTGCCAGAGCTTGCCGAGAACAATGCAGAAGAAGCTGAAGTCCTTCCTGCAAGGAATAAAGTTGAAGAAGTAAACGCCGCGGGGACAGCTCCTGCAGGGGCATCGGTGACAAGTGTGAAGAAACCCATGGCCCCGAGTGAGACAATTATCGATAAGCCATCGACAGGAATGCAGCAGGTTGTCAGCCCGACGACAGCGGAGAATGCCGATGACACCGGCACAATGGCTCAGTCCGGCAAAAGAAAGAAGGACGAACCGAAAGGCAGACCGCCCCGTCCGAAGAGCAAGCGGAAGCAAAAGCCAACAGGAGGAGCACCAGCGTTTaatgaaactgaaataaaGATGACAGCGAACCGAGTTGTCACTGCGCCAGTTCCTGCTGCTCTTCGTCCTGAAACTTCTGAAACTAAACCCATCATGGGACCAGGCACTGGACCTTTAAATGCGAAGCAGCCGGCGAAGGAGTTGGCAACACAATCACTATCGCCGGAAATCAGCACGCATCGTCCTTTGACAACGAGGAGTGggggcaaaggcaaaggcaaggGTAAGGGCAAGGATAAACGTCGCCAGGGCTCCCAGAGACGTCCTGCAATCGCTGGCGTAATGGAGGAGGAAATTGAAACTACGACAAATTGGTGGCAGATTCTCCCATATGCGGAAATTAGAAAATTTTTGAATACAATTTACGATACCATCGCCGACGATGGCGACGACGAACGTGCCACGGTTGATGTGTGA
- the LOC122614493 gene encoding putative uncharacterized protein DDB_G0290521, whose product MKLFGGLIIWVCLAAAGPNWLSTFATGFQVQVRIPIWDVSGLIKKFTGSATGHVSNHKKKERPVSEDYWPPLYGYYDPLAYPPPPYYPYPPYAPPTHPPTHPPTNPPTNPPTDPPTNPPTNPPTNPPTVRPTNTPTNAPTKAPTKAPTKAPTKAPTKAPTKAPTKAPTKAPTKRPTNSPTKQPTKPTTTTTEATTESPTDTTTTTTTNATTDETTDATTDATTDETTDATTDATTETTTDATTDETTDATTVATTETTLTLRDHDLCLLFPHLPECQIIKSVQLVNNKFSDVLYPEKKLSIETMPHSVTSLCFYYPRLCMKPEEAQFVRLSDENGRPLLLISPVEE is encoded by the exons ATGAAGCTGTTTGGAGGTTTAATAATCTGGGTCTGCCTGGCCGCAGCAGGACCTAACTGGCTTTCTACGTTCGCCACCGGCTTTCAGGTCCAAGTGCGAATTCCAATATGGGATGTTTCCGGacttattaaaaaattcaCCGGCTCCGCCACGGGGCATGTCAgtaatcacaaaaaaaaagaacgacCTGTTTCTGAAGACTATTGGCCGCCGTTATATGGATACTATGATCCGTTGGCTTACCCACCGCCACCTTATTACCCATACCCCCCTTATGCGCCACCAACACATCCACCAACACATCCACCAACAAATCCGCCAACAAATCCACCAACCGATCCTCCAACCAATCCTCCAACCAATCCTCCAACAAATCCGCCAACAGTTCGACCAACAAATACACCAACAAAT GCACCAACAAAGGCACCAACAAAGGCACCGACAAAGGCACCAACAAAGGCACCAACAAAGGCACCAACAAAGGCACCAACAAAGGCACCAACAAAGGCACCAACAAAACGACCAACAAATTCACCAACGAAACAACCAACGAAgccaacgacaacaacaactgaagCAACAACAGAATCACCAACCGATACAACAACA ACCACAACGACGAATGCAACTACGGACGAAACAACCGACGCAACAACGGACGCAACTACGGACGAAACAACAGACGCAACAACGGACGCAACAACGGAAACAACAACGGACGCAACTACGGACGAAACAACAGACGCAACAACAGTCGCAACAACGGAAACAACACTCACATTAAGAGATCATGATCTCTGCTTATTGTTCCCTCACCTTCCAGAATGTCAAATAATCAAATCAGTGCAATTAGTAAACAACAAGTTCAGTGACGTGTTGTATCCGGAAAAGAAGCTATCGATTGAAACCATGCCTCACTCAGTCACCTCTCTTTGCTTCTATTATCCGCGCCTGTGCATGAAGCCCGAAGAAGCTCAGTTTGTAAGATTGTCAGATGAAAATGGAAGACCTTTGCTCTTGATAAGTCCAGTTGAAGAA